One Robbsia sp. KACC 23696 DNA segment encodes these proteins:
- the nuoL gene encoding NADH-quinone oxidoreductase subunit L: MANTLSPTILSVIVLAPLLAAIVAGLFGRQIGRVGAHSITILGVGISFVLSAMVFSKVLAGASFNGTMYEWMSVGSLKLEVGFLVDSLTALMMCVVTFVSLMVHIYTIGYMADDDGYQRFFSYISLFTFAMLMLVMSNNFLQLFFGWEAVGLVSYLLIGFWYTRPTAIYANMKAFLVNRVGDFGFLLGIGLLLAYAGSLNYDDVFAHREQLAALSFPGTSWGLLTVACICLFIGAMGKSAQFPLHVWLPDSMEGPTPISALIHAATMVTAGIFMVARMSPLFELSDTALSFILVIGAITALFMGFLGLVQNDIKRVVAYSTLSQLGYMTVALGASAYPVAIFHLMTHAFFKALLFLAAGSVIIGMHHDQDMRNMGGLRKYMPITWITSLVGSLALIGTPFFSGFYSKDSIIDAVRESTLPGSGFAYFAVVASVFVTALYAFRMYFLVFHGEERFRKSHTEHGAEASAHGHDAHGADAHGHGGTPTPHESSWVVTLPLILLAIPSVIVGALAISPLLYGSFFGHGVVFDKVIFIGANHEAMADLGQHFDGWLGMALHSVSGLPVWLALAGVIVAWWFYLRQPAIPAAIKQRFLPIYTLLDNKYYFDKFNDAVFAKGFLAIGRTLYKEGDQAVIDGAVDGSANAMRWLARALRPMQTGYVYHYAFAMILGVLALLTLFVVMSNS, encoded by the coding sequence ATGGCAAATACATTAAGCCCAACCATCTTGTCGGTGATCGTGCTGGCGCCGCTGCTGGCGGCCATCGTGGCCGGATTGTTCGGTCGGCAGATCGGCCGGGTGGGCGCGCACTCGATCACGATCCTGGGTGTCGGTATTTCCTTCGTGCTGTCCGCGATGGTGTTCTCGAAGGTGCTGGCCGGTGCCAGCTTCAACGGGACGATGTACGAATGGATGAGCGTCGGTTCGCTGAAACTGGAAGTCGGCTTCCTCGTCGATTCGTTGACGGCGCTGATGATGTGCGTGGTGACCTTCGTCTCCCTGATGGTGCATATCTATACGATCGGCTATATGGCCGATGACGATGGCTATCAGCGCTTCTTCTCCTATATCTCGCTGTTCACCTTCGCGATGTTGATGCTCGTGATGAGCAACAACTTCCTGCAGCTGTTCTTCGGCTGGGAAGCGGTGGGGCTGGTGTCCTATCTGCTGATCGGCTTCTGGTACACGCGACCGACGGCGATCTACGCGAATATGAAGGCCTTCCTGGTGAACCGGGTAGGCGACTTCGGTTTCCTGCTCGGCATCGGCCTGCTGCTGGCCTACGCCGGCTCGCTGAACTACGACGATGTGTTCGCGCATCGCGAGCAGTTGGCCGCGCTGAGCTTCCCGGGCACGAGCTGGGGGCTGCTGACGGTGGCCTGCATCTGCCTGTTCATCGGCGCGATGGGGAAGTCCGCGCAGTTCCCGCTGCACGTCTGGCTGCCGGACTCGATGGAAGGCCCGACGCCGATCTCGGCGCTGATTCACGCGGCAACGATGGTGACGGCGGGGATCTTCATGGTCGCTCGGATGTCGCCGCTGTTCGAACTCTCGGATACGGCGCTGTCCTTCATCCTGGTGATCGGCGCGATCACCGCGCTGTTCATGGGCTTTCTCGGTCTGGTGCAGAACGACATCAAGCGCGTGGTCGCCTACTCGACGCTGTCGCAGCTGGGCTATATGACGGTGGCGCTGGGCGCATCGGCCTATCCGGTCGCGATCTTCCACCTGATGACGCACGCTTTCTTCAAGGCGCTGCTGTTCCTGGCGGCGGGCTCGGTGATCATCGGCATGCACCATGATCAGGACATGCGCAATATGGGCGGTCTGCGCAAGTACATGCCGATCACCTGGATCACGTCGCTGGTGGGGTCGCTGGCCTTGATCGGTACGCCGTTCTTCTCGGGCTTCTATTCGAAAGACTCGATCATCGATGCGGTGCGCGAATCGACGCTGCCGGGCAGTGGCTTTGCTTACTTCGCCGTCGTGGCCAGTGTCTTCGTCACGGCGCTGTACGCCTTCCGCATGTATTTCCTGGTGTTCCACGGCGAAGAGCGTTTCCGCAAATCGCACACGGAACATGGCGCCGAGGCGTCCGCCCACGGGCATGACGCGCATGGCGCCGATGCGCACGGTCATGGCGGCACGCCTACGCCGCACGAGTCGTCGTGGGTCGTGACGTTGCCGCTGATCCTGCTGGCGATCCCGTCGGTGATCGTCGGGGCATTGGCGATCTCGCCCTTGCTGTACGGTTCTTTCTTCGGCCATGGGGTCGTGTTCGACAAGGTCATCTTCATCGGCGCGAATCACGAAGCGATGGCGGACCTCGGACAGCATTTCGACGGCTGGCTGGGGATGGCGCTGCATTCGGTGAGCGGTCTGCCGGTCTGGCTGGCACTGGCGGGCGTGATCGTCGCGTGGTGGTTCTACTTGCGCCAGCCGGCCATTCCGGCGGCGATCAAGCAGCGCTTCCTGCCGATCTACACCTTGCTCGACAACAAGTATTACTTCGACAAGTTCAACGACGCGGTCTTCGCCAAGGGTTTCCTGGCGATCGGTCGGACCTTGTACAAAGAGGGTGACCAGGCCGTCATCGACGGCGCCGTGGACGGCAGTGCGAACGCGATGCGTTGGCTTGCCCGCGCACTGCGCCCGATGCAGACCGGTTATGTGTATCACTATGCGTTCGCGATGATCCTCGGGGTGCTCGCGCTGCTCACGTTGTTCGTGGTGATGAGCAATAGCTAA